Proteins encoded within one genomic window of Nonomuraea gerenzanensis:
- a CDS encoding MATE family efflux transporter has protein sequence MIALLRAAVPVFLAMVAGTAGSLIVTSVLGNHDTVTLAAFAVISAVLNAAAAAVQGALRGLGPFVAPFRDEPAAAVPVVRDARWLSLATGALGAVAVLCVPLVAGVTGVPAEVVREMGVLPWFLAVYLLVFASTGGASTILVALGRSRDVLWPSLIFGVGVGGLTAVLVPWLGLTGVGIAWALSGLAAAGVAALSLRRALGRPIGQGRPRPREIVKLARVSVPLAGTVLIKFGVLSVVTFAASTTGTRDTAAHAVLTTLTGLIMLASLSVALASVPEVARAPGPAGARRALWRAAALAVTGTLLVAGLLLGLGEHVLVLFSGDAAVRDRALGLLPVMLLAALLDSAQAVQGTGLTALKRSSSSLVFFVIGYGLLVVAAVPVARTWGIDGLWTAMAIANGLLVALQGTGFHRHSARVGLAARSS, from the coding sequence ATGATCGCGCTGCTGCGCGCCGCCGTGCCGGTCTTCCTGGCGATGGTCGCGGGCACGGCGGGGTCGCTGATCGTCACGTCCGTGCTCGGCAACCACGACACGGTCACGCTGGCCGCGTTCGCCGTGATCAGCGCCGTGCTCAACGCCGCGGCCGCCGCCGTGCAGGGCGCGTTACGCGGCCTCGGGCCGTTCGTGGCCCCGTTCAGGGACGAGCCCGCGGCGGCCGTGCCCGTCGTGCGGGACGCGCGCTGGCTCAGCCTGGCCACGGGCGCGCTGGGCGCCGTCGCGGTGCTGTGCGTGCCGCTGGTCGCCGGGGTCACCGGGGTGCCGGCCGAGGTGGTGCGGGAGATGGGGGTGCTGCCCTGGTTCCTGGCGGTCTACCTGCTGGTCTTCGCCTCCACCGGCGGGGCGAGCACGATCCTGGTCGCGCTGGGGCGCAGCCGTGACGTGCTCTGGCCGTCCCTGATCTTCGGGGTGGGGGTGGGCGGGCTCACCGCCGTGCTGGTGCCGTGGCTCGGGCTGACCGGGGTGGGCATCGCCTGGGCGCTGTCCGGGCTGGCGGCGGCGGGCGTGGCCGCGCTCAGCCTGCGGCGGGCGCTGGGGCGGCCCATCGGGCAGGGACGGCCCAGGCCGCGCGAGATCGTGAAGCTGGCCAGGGTCAGCGTCCCGCTGGCCGGGACCGTGCTCATCAAGTTCGGCGTGCTGAGCGTGGTGACGTTCGCCGCGAGCACCACGGGCACGCGCGACACCGCCGCCCACGCGGTGCTGACCACGCTCACCGGCCTGATCATGCTGGCCTCCCTGTCCGTCGCGCTGGCCTCGGTGCCCGAGGTCGCCCGCGCGCCCGGCCCGGCCGGCGCGCGGCGGGCCCTGTGGCGCGCCGCCGCGCTCGCCGTCACGGGGACTCTCCTGGTGGCGGGGCTGCTGCTCGGGCTGGGCGAGCACGTGCTGGTGCTCTTCAGCGGCGACGCGGCGGTGCGGGACCGGGCACTCGGGCTGCTGCCGGTGATGCTGCTGGCCGCGCTGCTCGACTCCGCCCAGGCGGTGCAGGGCACCGGCCTGACCGCGCTCAAGCGCTCCTCCTCCAGCCTCGTCTTCTTCGTCATCGGGTACGGCCTGCTGGTCGTGGCCGCCGTCCCCGTGGCGCGCACCTGGGGGATCGACGGCCTGTGGACGGCCATGGCGATCGCCAACGGGCTCCTGGTCGCGCTGCAGGGCACCGGCTTCCACCGCCACAGCGCCAGGGTGGGCCTGGCCGCGCGGTCCTCCTAG